From the genome of Thermoflexus hugenholtzii, one region includes:
- the cofC gene encoding 2-phospho-L-lactate guanylyltransferase, giving the protein MSIWLLIPIKRLERSKSRMASALPPSARQRLAWRLARRTLRVVARVPEAHPLVISADLRVLALARGLGLDTYFDVWEDLNRALTAARRYAVRHGAEAIGVLPVDLPGLTVEAVRDLLRAGFSDRGLVLVPDRWGQGTNALLVRPPEAIPFRFGPGSLEAFRAQAEAIGLPVRILPHEVLAYDLDTPADWTAWRARQAIRKAD; this is encoded by the coding sequence ATGTCCATCTGGCTGCTCATCCCGATCAAGCGCCTGGAGCGCTCCAAGTCGCGGATGGCCTCCGCTCTCCCTCCCTCCGCGCGGCAGCGCCTGGCCTGGCGTCTGGCGCGACGGACCCTGCGGGTGGTCGCCCGCGTGCCGGAGGCGCATCCGCTGGTGATCAGCGCGGACCTGCGGGTGCTGGCCCTGGCGCGCGGCCTGGGGCTGGATACGTATTTCGATGTCTGGGAGGATCTCAACCGGGCCCTCACGGCCGCCCGCCGCTACGCGGTCCGTCACGGCGCGGAGGCCATCGGCGTGCTCCCGGTGGATCTGCCCGGGCTGACGGTGGAGGCCGTCCGCGACCTGCTCCGGGCCGGGTTCTCCGATCGCGGTTTGGTTCTGGTCCCGGATCGCTGGGGGCAGGGGACCAACGCCCTGCTGGTTCGCCCGCCGGAGGCGATCCCCTTTCGGTTCGGGCCGGGGAGCCTGGAGGCCTTCCGGGCGCAGGCGGAGGCCATCGGCCTCCCGGTGCGCATCCTTCCCCATGAGGTCCTGGCTTACGATCTCGACACCCCCGCGGACTGGACGGCGTGGCGCGCCCGACAGGCGATCCGGAAGGCGGACTGA
- a CDS encoding cyclic-di-AMP receptor, with product MKLILAIIQDEDAPSTVQALVERGYRVTRIASTGGFLRQGNTTLLIGVEDPRVEEVVEIFRRCCRTRTAYLPVAVEATGLLQAHMIEVEIGGATLFVLDVERFESL from the coding sequence ATGAAACTGATCCTCGCCATCATCCAGGACGAAGACGCCCCTTCCACCGTCCAGGCCCTGGTGGAGCGCGGCTACCGGGTGACCCGCATCGCCTCGACAGGGGGCTTTCTGCGCCAGGGGAACACCACCCTGCTCATCGGGGTGGAGGATCCCCGGGTGGAGGAGGTGGTGGAGATCTTCCGGCGGTGCTGCCGGACCCGCACGGCCTACCTGCCGGTGGCGGTGGAGGCCACGGGGCTGCTCCAGGCCCACATGATTGAGGTGGAGATCGGGGGCGCCACGCTCTTCGTCCTGGACGTCGAGCGCTTTGAGTCCCTCTGA
- a CDS encoding cyclic-di-AMP receptor, producing MKLILAVLPERAATLASDRLVAQGYRVTRLASTGGFLRRGNVTLLIGAEEHQVETALRLLREARQQARGEPGGIAIVLNVSGFERF from the coding sequence GTGAAGCTGATCCTGGCGGTGCTGCCGGAGCGGGCCGCGACCCTGGCCTCCGATCGGCTGGTGGCCCAGGGGTATCGGGTGACCCGCCTGGCCTCCACGGGCGGTTTCCTGCGTCGGGGCAACGTCACCCTGCTCATCGGCGCGGAGGAGCATCAGGTGGAGACGGCCTTGCGCCTCCTGCGGGAGGCCCGACAGCAGGCCCGCGGGGAGCCGGGAGGGATCGCCATCGTGCTGAACGTCTCCGGCTTCGAACGATTTTAG
- a CDS encoding trypsin-like serine protease yields MGTEWRSLAQVKASHLPRLLTRRHVVGVGIGYKVKGGQTLDVLSVVVSVERKVPAAQLAPSDLIPPTLDGFPTDVVETGRFRAFQDPTRRYRPAPPGVSIGHPLVTAGTFGCVVRRGSEVFILSNNHVLAATNRGRPGDRIRQPGPVDGGTVADEIAELVEFVPIRFGDEPATCPWAEWFVRWLNELLRWIGSSHRLQAVRTAAAFNEVDAAIARPLNPNDITPAILQIGIPKGVADPTLGMEVQKFGRTTRYTRGRILQVDVTANVDYDGRIATFQGQVMAGAMSAPGDSGSAILDMNGRLVGLLFAGSETTTLIHPIGRVLQALRVEAVVEG; encoded by the coding sequence ATGGGAACCGAATGGCGGTCGCTGGCGCAGGTGAAAGCTTCCCATCTCCCCCGATTGCTGACCCGTCGCCACGTCGTCGGGGTGGGGATCGGCTATAAAGTGAAGGGCGGACAGACCCTCGATGTCCTCAGCGTGGTGGTCTCGGTGGAGCGGAAGGTCCCCGCGGCCCAGCTGGCCCCCTCGGACCTGATCCCCCCGACGCTGGATGGGTTCCCCACCGATGTGGTGGAGACAGGGCGGTTCCGGGCCTTCCAGGATCCGACCCGCCGCTACCGCCCGGCCCCGCCCGGCGTCTCCATCGGCCATCCCCTGGTCACCGCTGGGACCTTCGGCTGCGTCGTGCGGCGAGGGAGCGAGGTCTTCATCCTGAGCAACAACCACGTGCTGGCGGCCACCAACCGTGGGCGGCCCGGAGATCGGATCCGGCAGCCCGGCCCGGTGGATGGAGGGACGGTGGCGGACGAGATCGCCGAGCTGGTGGAATTCGTCCCCATCCGGTTCGGGGATGAACCGGCCACCTGCCCGTGGGCGGAGTGGTTCGTGCGATGGCTGAACGAGTTGTTGCGCTGGATCGGCTCCTCCCATCGCTTACAGGCCGTGCGGACCGCGGCGGCCTTCAACGAGGTGGACGCGGCCATCGCCCGTCCGCTGAACCCGAACGACATCACCCCGGCCATCCTGCAAATCGGGATCCCGAAAGGCGTGGCGGATCCCACGCTGGGCATGGAGGTGCAGAAGTTCGGGCGGACGACCCGCTACACCCGCGGGCGGATCCTCCAGGTGGACGTCACCGCCAATGTGGATTACGACGGGCGCATCGCGACGTTCCAGGGCCAGGTCATGGCGGGGGCGATGAGCGCCCCCGGGGACTCCGGGTCCGCCATCCTGGACATGAACGGTCGCCTGGTGGGGTTGCTGTTTGCGGGCTCCGAGACCACGACCCTGATCCACCCCATCGGGCGGGTCCTCCAGGCCCTGCGGGTGGAGGCGGTGGTGGAAGGCTGA
- a CDS encoding EthD family reductase, protein MVKVITLYRVPGDPEAFERWYVQHLARIERIPHLRRVEVSRIWGTPAGASPFHLMVELYFEDRAALEAALRSPEAAEASADLARAMAGQVLVMFADAFEEERPAAG, encoded by the coding sequence ATGGTCAAGGTGATCACCCTCTACCGTGTGCCTGGGGATCCGGAGGCGTTTGAGCGCTGGTATGTGCAGCATCTGGCGCGGATCGAGCGCATCCCGCATCTGCGGCGGGTGGAGGTCTCCCGCATCTGGGGGACGCCGGCGGGGGCCTCTCCCTTCCATCTGATGGTGGAGCTATATTTCGAGGACCGGGCGGCCCTGGAGGCCGCCCTGCGCTCCCCGGAGGCTGCTGAGGCGTCCGCCGATCTGGCGCGGGCCATGGCCGGCCAGGTGCTGGTGATGTTCGCGGACGCTTTCGAGGAGGAACGACCGGCGGCGGGATGA
- a CDS encoding transposase yields MYFITFRLTNSLPREVIRELQAWRERERARILSQLQGREQTEKLYKLSKKYFSHFDAWLDRCLAGSPRWLTEEKIAQVVADELHSMDGERYRLLAYCLMPNHVHLVIDTTGYEIEIHHRGPTAPYPLADTLKRLKGRTARRCNLALGRSGPFWHHESYDHIVRNQQEYERIVAYILNNPVKAGLVENWEDWKFSFVAW; encoded by the coding sequence ATGTATTTCATCACCTTTCGGCTGACGAACTCCCTGCCGCGAGAGGTGATCCGAGAGCTTCAGGCGTGGCGTGAACGCGAACGAGCCCGCATTCTCTCTCAACTTCAAGGCCGGGAGCAGACCGAAAAGCTCTATAAGCTCAGCAAAAAATACTTCAGTCATTTTGATGCTTGGCTCGATCGTTGCCTCGCCGGAAGTCCTCGCTGGCTAACAGAGGAGAAGATTGCCCAAGTTGTGGCAGATGAACTTCATTCCATGGATGGTGAGCGTTATCGTCTTCTTGCTTACTGCTTGATGCCCAATCATGTCCATTTGGTGATAGATACCACTGGATACGAAATCGAAATCCATCATCGCGGTCCAACAGCACCCTATCCGCTTGCCGATACCCTTAAGCGACTCAAAGGGCGCACCGCCCGACGTTGTAACCTGGCCCTAGGACGTAGCGGTCCTTTCTGGCACCACGAAAGTTATGATCATATCGTTCGCAATCAGCAAGAATACGAACGAATTGTCGCTTATATTTTGAACAATCCTGTCAAAGCCGGGCTGGTAGAAAACTGGGAAGATTGGAAATTCTCGTTTGTTGCGTGGTAG
- a CDS encoding ribonuclease Z: MIEIVFLGTSASAPSIRRGLPAHVVMFEDRRFLVDCGEGTQRQLLKSGLGFRRLETILLTHAHLDHILGLAGFLSTVMRWEILPRVAIYGRRGTIERVKDLIYRVVLRGVRPSIEISFHVIEPGLLFEDEKLSVYAFPVTHRGGDSLGYLFREKPRRPFLVEKAEALGIPPGPERRRLVQGEPVTLPDGRVVRPDDVLGPPVEGASLALVGDAGRVDDLVEAVRGVGALVIEATYLEADRDLARRHDHLTAAEAAGLARAAGVGHLILTHVSRRYREREIRQEAMALFPRVWVARDFDRYRILKDGQLEVERAEVHEIEEERDVLAESERAGAGHGGL; the protein is encoded by the coding sequence ATGATCGAGATCGTCTTCCTGGGCACCTCCGCCTCCGCCCCTTCGATCCGGCGCGGGCTGCCCGCCCACGTGGTGATGTTCGAGGACCGCCGCTTCCTGGTGGATTGCGGGGAGGGAACCCAGCGGCAGCTGCTGAAGAGCGGCCTGGGCTTCCGCCGTCTGGAGACCATCCTGCTCACCCACGCCCACCTGGACCACATCCTGGGGCTGGCAGGGTTTCTGTCGACGGTGATGCGCTGGGAGATCCTCCCCCGCGTGGCCATCTACGGTCGTCGCGGGACCATCGAGCGGGTGAAGGATCTGATCTACCGGGTGGTCCTGCGCGGGGTGCGGCCCTCCATTGAGATCTCCTTCCACGTCATCGAGCCCGGACTGCTCTTCGAGGACGAGAAGCTCAGCGTCTACGCCTTCCCGGTCACCCATCGCGGCGGGGACAGCCTGGGGTATCTCTTTCGGGAGAAGCCGCGACGGCCCTTCCTGGTTGAAAAGGCCGAGGCCCTGGGGATCCCCCCGGGCCCGGAGCGCCGGCGCCTGGTGCAGGGGGAGCCGGTGACCCTGCCCGACGGGCGAGTGGTGAGGCCGGACGACGTGCTGGGGCCACCGGTGGAGGGGGCGTCCCTGGCCCTGGTGGGGGACGCGGGTCGGGTGGACGATCTGGTGGAGGCCGTCCGGGGAGTGGGGGCGCTGGTGATCGAGGCCACCTATCTGGAGGCGGACCGGGACCTGGCCCGTCGCCACGACCATCTCACCGCCGCCGAGGCGGCCGGGCTGGCCCGCGCGGCCGGGGTGGGGCATCTGATCCTGACCCATGTCTCCCGACGCTACCGGGAGCGGGAGATCCGGCAGGAGGCGATGGCCCTCTTCCCCCGGGTCTGGGTGGCCCGGGACTTCGATCGCTATCGCATCCTGAAAGATGGCCAGCTGGAGGTAGAACGAGCGGAGGTCCACGAAATCGAGGAGGAACGGGATGTCCTTGCGGAAAGCGAGCGTGCTGGAGCTGGCCACGGCGGCCTATGA
- the rtcA gene encoding RNA 3'-terminal phosphate cyclase, with product MIVLDGSYGEGGGQILRSALALSAITGRPVRVENIRARRPNPGLQAQHLSAVKAAAALCRAQVQGAALGSTALTFIPQSPPAPGAYTVDVGAARAGGSAGSVTLILQAILLPLAYASGSSRVTLRGGTHVPWSPPFHYVRDVLLPTLSRMGLHAEVHLERWGWYPAGGGEIHLYVHGPLEGEGLYRLKPLTLTERGPLRRLWGWAAVSNLPLEIAKRMAGRANRLLREAGLPDEVEAILAESPGPGAGIFLIAEYANIRAGASAYGKKGLPAERVAEEAVSGFLAFHRSGAAVDPHLADQLILPLALSPGASRFTTSCITAHLLTSIWVACHFVGDRFEVIGEEGGPGEVRVRPVEG from the coding sequence ATGATCGTCCTGGATGGCAGCTACGGCGAGGGCGGCGGGCAGATCCTGCGCTCGGCGCTGGCCCTCTCGGCGATCACCGGGCGGCCGGTGCGGGTGGAGAACATCCGGGCCCGACGCCCCAATCCCGGCCTTCAGGCGCAGCACCTCAGCGCGGTGAAGGCCGCCGCTGCGCTCTGCCGCGCCCAGGTCCAGGGCGCCGCCTTAGGCTCCACTGCCCTCACCTTCATCCCCCAATCGCCGCCCGCCCCGGGGGCTTACACCGTTGACGTGGGAGCGGCGCGGGCCGGCGGGAGCGCCGGCTCGGTCACCCTGATCCTGCAGGCCATCCTGCTCCCCCTGGCCTACGCCTCTGGATCCTCCCGGGTCACCCTGCGGGGAGGAACCCATGTGCCGTGGAGCCCGCCCTTCCATTACGTGCGCGACGTGCTGCTGCCGACCCTGAGCCGCATGGGCCTGCACGCCGAAGTCCATCTGGAGCGCTGGGGCTGGTATCCCGCAGGGGGTGGCGAGATCCATCTTTACGTTCACGGCCCGCTGGAGGGAGAGGGGCTCTATCGCCTGAAGCCGCTGACCCTGACTGAGCGGGGGCCGCTGCGCCGGCTGTGGGGATGGGCGGCGGTCTCCAATCTGCCCCTGGAGATCGCCAAGCGGATGGCCGGGCGGGCCAACCGCCTGCTGCGGGAGGCCGGCCTTCCGGATGAGGTGGAGGCGATCCTGGCGGAGAGCCCGGGGCCGGGGGCCGGGATCTTCCTGATCGCGGAATATGCGAACATCCGGGCGGGGGCCTCCGCCTACGGCAAGAAGGGCCTCCCGGCCGAGCGGGTGGCCGAGGAAGCGGTGTCCGGCTTCCTCGCCTTCCATCGCTCCGGCGCGGCGGTGGATCCGCATCTGGCCGATCAGCTGATCCTGCCGCTCGCCCTCTCGCCCGGGGCCTCCCGGTTCACCACTTCCTGCATCACCGCCCATCTGCTGACCAGTATCTGGGTGGCCTGCCACTTCGTCGGGGACCGTTTTGAAGTCATCGGGGAAGAGGGCGGCCCCGGCGAGGTGCGTGTCCGCCCGGTGGAGGGATGA
- a CDS encoding transposase yields the protein MPTVCLRFRFEEHPRIRALMEACADIQRQTVDYALENGKTATFTLIQALYPSLRAQHPDLHSNLIYGAIRSGARIVHGFRNQQRKGKTRADRPEIRRPSIYLVRQTVKIEWDGETLTVTIPVSPRDPEPIVLTFRPHHKYRRLLDEWKAGRARMGEPTLTAHSLSIPLKFPDPIPYKPEGVIGIDSNEGNLTAFVTSTGEIREIDTGYVGKVNRDHLRREIRGTRGKHNPKAKKKIASKHRRIRREKTENFWHHLALALMAWAIGMKAALVLEDLRGMKERIGEGKSRRMRQRLLNFWSIMTFHRILVHKARFYGVPVIGVDPRNTSRACPVCGRVGERLRGHALACPCGVRMSRHEAAAVNIARRGVEFLEGLGLRGRGRWATPVAGPLASG from the coding sequence ATGCCGACGGTCTGCCTGCGGTTCCGATTCGAGGAGCATCCCAGGATCCGCGCCCTGATGGAGGCCTGCGCCGACATCCAGCGGCAGACCGTCGACTACGCCCTGGAAAACGGCAAAACCGCCACCTTCACCCTCATCCAGGCCCTCTACCCCTCCCTGCGCGCGCAGCATCCGGATCTCCACTCCAACCTCATCTACGGAGCGATCCGATCCGGCGCCCGGATCGTCCACGGCTTCCGGAACCAGCAGCGGAAGGGGAAGACCCGGGCGGACCGGCCGGAGATCCGGCGCCCCTCGATCTATCTGGTCCGGCAGACGGTGAAGATCGAATGGGACGGCGAGACCCTGACCGTCACGATCCCGGTCTCCCCCCGGGATCCGGAGCCCATCGTCCTCACCTTTCGCCCTCACCACAAGTATCGCCGGCTGCTGGATGAGTGGAAAGCAGGGCGGGCGCGGATGGGGGAGCCGACGCTCACGGCCCACTCCCTCTCCATCCCCCTCAAGTTCCCCGACCCCATCCCCTATAAGCCGGAGGGGGTGATCGGGATCGACAGCAATGAAGGGAACCTCACGGCCTTTGTGACCTCCACCGGCGAGATCCGGGAGATCGACACGGGGTATGTGGGGAAGGTCAACCGGGACCATCTGCGGCGCGAGATCAGAGGGACGAGAGGGAAGCACAACCCGAAGGCCAAAAAGAAGATCGCCTCCAAGCATCGAAGGATTCGCCGGGAGAAGACGGAGAACTTCTGGCATCATCTGGCCCTGGCGCTGATGGCGTGGGCCATCGGGATGAAGGCGGCTCTGGTGCTGGAGGACCTTCGGGGGATGAAGGAGCGGATCGGGGAGGGGAAGTCCAGGAGGATGCGGCAGCGTCTGCTCAACTTCTGGAGCATTATGACTTTCCACCGAATACTGGTTCACAAGGCGAGGTTTTATGGGGTTCCGGTGATTGGGGTGGATCCGCGGAACACGTCCCGGGCGTGTCCGGTATGCGGCAGGGTGGGTGAAAGGCTAAGGGGACACGCCCTGGCGTGCCCTTGCGGGGTGAGGATGAGCCGTCACGAGGCGGCGGCGGTGAACATCGCCCGCAGGGGGGTGGAATTCCTCGAGGGCTTGGGCCTTCGAGGCAGGGGTCGGTGGGCGACCCCGGTGGCCGGTCCTCTGGCCTCGGGCTAA
- a CDS encoding penicillin acylase family protein, producing MARARSFRLEGLKDRVEIRFDEWGIPHIEARTLADLFFAQGFVHGRDRGWQMRFNRLVALGRLSEVFGPMGLEMDRFARGVGWAEHARAGLERIPPPLRSLLEAYAAGVTAAFRCGPSGIEDRLVPLPDFPWTPLHSAAWGLVVAWSLSWNWDSELCRVAMAQALGERAADLEPEAVFGETALFPETMGIEPMAERLLSMYGALARWLGHREGIGSNNWVVAGSRTATGQPLLANDPHLPLSLPNLWYEQHLVCEPEGFAVAGVTVPGLPGVVLGHNAAIAWGATAVLADTQDWFIERFDPENPLRYETPEGWAEAEVREIEIRVRGARAPERFRMRVTRHGPVLTDLLPEYEPEGIPWPRVGLALAWAGAQAETWWEAILRLNRASGWEEFREALRRWPAPVLNFVYADREGHIGYQMAGRIPIRRQGHGLVPVPGWSGEFDWVGEIPFEALPFAFDPPEGQVVTANHRIVGPRYPYFISAEWMPDHRARRIRERLESTPALTAADCLTIQTDVVSLGALEWKPWLAQVEPGDADEAWLLAQVKAWDGRMDAGAVAPTVVAAVEWRLLRRLLEPRLRSAWRRYLGESLNVFLPGHSFYRTAPHALRALLRRGDPFWLGERPAVEWVAEAFREAVRWLRKRLGQDPTRWTWGRIHRVTLRHVLGQAPALAPLFNRGPFPLGGDGDTPLQAGFQGNQLGGPLGALPSWRFVADLSDWDRCLAVLPGGQGGSPTSRHYFDQFPLWHAGRARPMPWSPEAVRAHTRRIWTLEPVAPTPSDRLSGSPSGL from the coding sequence ATGGCTCGAGCCCGTTCGTTCCGGCTGGAAGGCCTGAAGGATCGGGTGGAGATCCGGTTCGATGAATGGGGGATCCCCCATATCGAGGCCCGCACGCTGGCGGATCTCTTCTTCGCCCAGGGGTTCGTCCACGGGCGGGATCGAGGATGGCAGATGCGCTTCAACCGCCTGGTGGCCCTGGGCCGTCTGAGCGAGGTCTTCGGCCCGATGGGGCTGGAGATGGATCGCTTCGCCCGGGGGGTGGGCTGGGCCGAGCACGCCCGGGCCGGCCTGGAGCGGATCCCGCCGCCGCTCCGATCGCTGCTGGAGGCCTACGCGGCCGGGGTGACCGCCGCGTTCCGGTGCGGCCCGTCCGGCATCGAGGACCGCCTGGTCCCCCTCCCGGATTTCCCCTGGACCCCGCTGCACAGCGCGGCCTGGGGGCTGGTGGTGGCCTGGTCCCTCTCATGGAACTGGGACAGCGAGCTGTGCCGGGTGGCGATGGCCCAGGCCCTGGGGGAGCGCGCAGCGGATCTGGAGCCTGAGGCGGTCTTCGGAGAGACGGCCCTCTTCCCCGAGACGATGGGGATCGAACCGATGGCCGAGAGACTGCTTTCGATGTATGGCGCCCTGGCCCGCTGGCTCGGCCACCGGGAAGGGATCGGCAGCAACAACTGGGTGGTGGCCGGCTCCCGCACCGCCACCGGACAGCCGTTGCTGGCCAACGATCCCCATCTTCCTCTCTCCCTGCCCAACTTGTGGTATGAGCAGCATCTGGTCTGCGAGCCGGAGGGGTTCGCCGTCGCCGGCGTGACCGTCCCGGGCCTGCCCGGCGTCGTGCTGGGGCACAACGCGGCCATCGCCTGGGGGGCCACGGCGGTCCTCGCCGACACCCAGGACTGGTTCATCGAGCGCTTCGATCCGGAGAACCCGCTGCGGTATGAGACCCCCGAGGGATGGGCGGAGGCGGAGGTGCGGGAGATCGAGATCCGGGTGCGCGGCGCGCGCGCTCCGGAGCGCTTCCGCATGCGAGTCACCCGTCACGGGCCGGTGCTCACCGATCTCCTCCCGGAGTATGAGCCGGAGGGGATCCCCTGGCCCCGGGTCGGCCTGGCCCTGGCCTGGGCGGGGGCCCAGGCGGAGACGTGGTGGGAGGCGATCCTCCGGCTGAACCGGGCCTCCGGTTGGGAGGAGTTCCGGGAGGCCCTGCGCCGCTGGCCGGCCCCGGTTCTCAACTTCGTCTACGCGGATCGGGAAGGGCACATCGGCTATCAGATGGCCGGCCGCATCCCCATCCGGCGTCAGGGCCACGGCCTGGTTCCGGTCCCGGGCTGGAGCGGGGAGTTCGACTGGGTAGGGGAGATCCCTTTTGAAGCGCTTCCCTTCGCCTTCGATCCTCCTGAGGGGCAGGTGGTCACCGCCAACCATCGCATCGTGGGCCCGCGCTATCCCTACTTCATCAGCGCCGAATGGATGCCGGATCACCGGGCGCGGCGGATCCGGGAGCGGCTGGAATCCACGCCGGCCCTCACGGCGGCGGATTGCCTGACCATCCAGACGGATGTGGTCTCCCTGGGGGCCCTGGAGTGGAAGCCCTGGCTGGCGCAGGTGGAGCCGGGGGATGCGGACGAGGCGTGGCTGCTGGCCCAGGTCAAGGCATGGGACGGGCGGATGGATGCCGGAGCGGTGGCGCCGACGGTGGTGGCAGCCGTCGAATGGCGGCTGCTTCGCCGCCTCCTGGAGCCCCGGCTCCGCTCGGCATGGCGCCGGTATCTGGGGGAGTCCCTCAACGTCTTCCTGCCGGGCCACTCGTTCTATCGCACCGCCCCCCATGCCCTGCGGGCCCTCCTCCGCCGCGGGGATCCCTTCTGGCTGGGGGAGCGCCCGGCCGTCGAATGGGTGGCGGAGGCCTTCCGCGAGGCGGTCCGCTGGCTCCGGAAGCGGCTGGGGCAGGACCCCACCCGCTGGACGTGGGGGCGGATCCACCGGGTGACGCTCCGCCACGTCCTGGGCCAGGCGCCGGCGCTGGCGCCCTTGTTCAATCGGGGGCCCTTCCCCCTCGGCGGGGATGGGGATACTCCCCTGCAGGCCGGCTTCCAGGGCAATCAGCTCGGCGGCCCCCTGGGGGCGCTGCCCTCCTGGCGCTTCGTCGCCGATCTGAGCGACTGGGACCGCTGTCTGGCGGTGCTCCCGGGCGGGCAAGGGGGATCCCCGACCTCGCGGCATTACTTCGATCAGTTCCCCCTCTGGCATGCAGGCCGGGCCCGGCCGATGCCCTGGAGCCCGGAGGCCGTGCGGGCCCACACCCGGCGGATCTGGACCCTGGAGCCGGTCGCCCCGACGCCGTCGGATCGTCTGTCGGGCTCTCCCTCTGGGCTATAA
- a CDS encoding ABC transporter ATP-binding protein has translation MVELRGVWFGYGGRWLFQDFSWSVERGEAWAIIGPSGCGKTTLLYLLAGLRRPQRGEIRIDGQPLRRPRPRTGLILQDYGLLPWATVWENVALGLRIRRFYGPDGRHAPADAPVAEIEGPVNAWLERLGLAAVRDYYPGQISGGQRQRTAIARALVLKPDLLLMDEPFASLDAPTREDLQELTWRLKEEEALTLILVTHNIEEAVFMGQRIMVLGQPPHTAPVVVENPGAGDPAFRGTADYSEQVERLRRALRSPAGPG, from the coding sequence ATGGTTGAGCTGCGTGGGGTGTGGTTCGGATACGGGGGGCGGTGGCTCTTCCAGGATTTCTCGTGGTCGGTGGAGCGGGGGGAGGCCTGGGCGATCATCGGCCCCTCCGGGTGCGGGAAGACGACCTTGCTTTACCTGCTGGCCGGGTTGCGCCGGCCCCAGCGGGGGGAAATCCGGATCGACGGACAGCCCTTGCGACGGCCGCGCCCGCGCACCGGCCTGATCCTTCAGGATTACGGGCTCCTGCCCTGGGCCACGGTGTGGGAGAACGTCGCCCTGGGCCTGCGCATCCGTCGCTTCTACGGGCCGGACGGGCGTCACGCGCCGGCGGACGCGCCGGTGGCGGAGATCGAGGGGCCGGTGAACGCCTGGCTGGAGCGCCTGGGGCTGGCCGCCGTGCGGGATTATTACCCGGGGCAGATCTCGGGGGGGCAACGCCAGCGGACGGCCATCGCCCGCGCCCTGGTGCTGAAGCCGGACCTGCTGTTGATGGACGAGCCTTTCGCGTCGCTGGATGCGCCCACCCGGGAGGACCTGCAGGAGCTGACCTGGCGTTTGAAGGAAGAAGAGGCCCTGACCCTGATCCTGGTCACTCACAACATCGAGGAGGCCGTCTTCATGGGCCAGCGGATCATGGTCCTGGGCCAGCCGCCCCATACGGCGCCGGTCGTCGTGGAGAACCCCGGGGCGGGGGATCCGGCCTTCCGTGGGACAGCGGATTACTCGGAGCAGGTGGAGCGGCTGCGCCGGGCCCTGCGGAGCCCGGCCGGCCCGGGGTGA
- a CDS encoding acyl-CoA thioesterase encodes MEGKRIQDSEVVLAQIMQPESANILGNVHGGWIMKLMDEAGAIVASRHARRPTVTVVVDSIQFCAPVHVGDLVHVRARMTQAWRTSMEVEIQVEAEDLLTGERRLTATAYFVYVALDRDGRPAPVPPLILETEEERRKAEEADQRRAERLARREAREAR; translated from the coding sequence ATGGAAGGGAAGCGCATACAAGACAGCGAGGTGGTGCTGGCCCAGATCATGCAGCCGGAATCCGCCAACATCCTGGGCAACGTCCACGGCGGATGGATCATGAAGCTCATGGACGAGGCAGGGGCCATCGTCGCCTCCCGCCACGCCCGCCGGCCCACGGTGACGGTGGTGGTGGACTCCATCCAGTTCTGCGCCCCAGTCCACGTGGGGGACCTGGTGCACGTGCGGGCGCGCATGACCCAGGCCTGGCGGACCTCCATGGAAGTGGAGATCCAGGTGGAGGCGGAGGACCTGCTGACCGGCGAACGCCGGCTGACCGCCACCGCCTACTTCGTCTACGTGGCCCTGGACCGCGACGGCCGGCCCGCCCCGGTGCCCCCGCTCATCCTGGAGACCGAGGAGGAACGACGGAAGGCGGAGGAAGCCGACCAGCGCCGGGCGGAACGGCTGGCCCGCCGCGAGGCCCGGGAAGCCCGGTGA